TTGGCAAAATCATATTTCCATAAGCATAGGCTTGTATACCTAACATATCACCATGCTGGTGATCTGGTTTTTCTTCTGTTAATCCTGCACTTATTACCATATACAGTTTCTCTTTTTTCCAGCCATTACGCATTATGTAATAACCTGTATGTGGCAAATCAGTACTACTCATTTTTGGCTTGTTTGCTTTCGCAGATTTGTACTTTTCTACTTGTTCCTGTGTTAATAGCCAGTAATATTTTGATGGTATTTTTTTACCTGCAAAATATTTTAAGTTTTTATCTCCAAACAAAGCCGAACCTAAAGCCATAATATCTTCAACCTTATTTACTTCCGCCCAAGGATGTTTTGTATCATCCTGTAAAACAGGTAAATTCTTATTCGGCATTGCCAACTGCAAGAGAGCAGTAAACATGCCTTTTAATCTTTGATCCCAAATTGGATTTAATTCTACCCCATTCAGTTGAGCCATTTGGTATGGATAGAAATAATTATCGATATCATCTACGTGATAATGAACCGATCTTTCGAACTGAAAACCATCTTTATAAACCTCTTTTTCGAGATGTTCTTCCAATCTTGCTATAGCAGTTTTTTGCCATTCATCAGCACCTTTAAACTCTTTAAACAGTATGGCCAGCATGCTTAAAGCACTCATTCCTCTGGTTTGATGATTTCCTTCTTTGTATTTTTGATGGTGAGCATTCATTTTTGCACCCGTATGCAAAAAGGTTTTGATCATTGTTAGCTGTTCTTGCCAGCTATATTTTTCCGAAGCCAATAAACACTGATGCACAAACAGCCAATTGTACATTCTATTTCCGGCTCTATAACATTCATAAGCACCATTACCATCTATAATGGTTTCGAACTTATTGTTATCAAAAGCTTCGTTTAAAGATTCTGCTTGCGTAGGAATATAATGCAAGTAATCTTCATTTTGTGTAAAATAATAAAGCAAAGCAATATCACCAGATTTGTGCTGTCTTGTTAAATGTCTGTAAGGATATGAAGTAACTTCTTCCCCTTTTAAATTGGTAAAAGGGATTTTCCACTTTGTTCTTGCAGGATACAAATCAAGATGTTGCTTTGCTTTATATTCATGATACTCTTTTCTACCCGAGTACATTTTATTGTACATCTCAAATCTCTGACCAAAATCTTTCCAACTAAAAAAGTAACGATCCGATAATTTTTCCTTAAAATATTCCGTTAACATCCGTAATGCTTTCTCTTCTTTCCCTGCGTGGTATGCAGCTTGTATCTTTTTCAATCCACTATTAGCATCAACATCCAACAATTCCACCAACTCATTATTTGTTAAAACATGATCGAAAGGAACTATTTGCTTTTGAGCAGAAAGTGTAAACGAAAGCAACACGAAGAAAAAACAAAGTGATTTTAGCATCTGATTCTTTTGTAAAATTTGATTCTTAAATAATCTCTAACTGTTGTGTTGGAGTCCACAAAACCCAATTGGAGACTCCTTCACACAGTGTACTTAATAAAAACTACTAATCTATTATCCTATATTTTGGATTAACTTACTCTTGCTCCTACTAATCTCTCAGTATTTTATTTAGCTCGAGATAAAAAATCCTTTATGTATTAATGACTTACTTCTAATTCATAGTATTGTACTTTTGAAAACGCATCAGAATCTTTTGTAACTAAATAATTCCCAGCCTTAAAATAGTTTTCAAACACTCCCCATTTTTCAATATGGATATCATCATAAACTACCGACTCTTTATCATTTAAAATCACTTCCATTCTTCCATCTGATACTTTCACTTCTAATGTGAATTTTCCAAAACCAACAGATTCAGAAAAAGTATATCCATCATCATCTCCCCAAGCATCTGTTTCAAGTAACTCTTCATAAGAAGCATTAAGATCTTTTAGAACTTTTGTTTTAACTCTAACAGCTCCATCGGTCCAATATATCTTTAACATTGGAGGAGCATTATTATCATCCTCTCCAATCAAATCTCTCTGCTCATCTGTTAACCTACCATGAATTTGCATAATTATGGCTCGATGATAGTCTCCGTCGTCATCTTTAGAAATATCGGACATAGCCAATGTTCCCCTCATATATCCACCCTGAGCAAATGTCCAATTCGTTTTCCCCTTATCCTCAGGATTCATCAACTCTCTCAATTCAGTTCTTGAATAAGAAGTATTGTTAGTTGTTGCTCCAGGATAAGTGTAAAACACCAAGGCTCCTTCGATAGAGTCGTTATACATGAAAGGTTTTAATGTTTCATTTGTTGCATAATCCAATATTTCGGGAGGTAACACTTCCGTTGGATTTCCAATCGGAAGTGTTACTTTCCAGTTGCTTAAATCAATATTTGGTAATTTATAATCATCTTCCTGTTCTTCAGGAGTAATGATTTCTGGTGTATCCTCTACTGCATCATCAGATGAGCTCTGACAGCTAATATTTGTCATTGAAACAGACAAACTGATCACCAGTAAAATTATATTTTTAAATGACTTAAGCATGTTCTATTAGTTTTCTGGTGCTACCTCAATTTCTAATAAATCTGCGCGACACTCAACACCTTCATTGGTGATAAGGATAGCAACTGTTCCGTTAGTTCCGGTATTAAAAGGAATTGATACTTTTACGTAAGTATCTGGATCAGTAGTATCTGTTCCAACATGTTCACCTAATGAAGCACCTGCTACTTCGGATAAATCTGTTATTGTTCCACCCAAAACATTAACTGTTAGATTACCAGTACCACTCTTCATAGTATAGTAATACGTAAGTATGTAATCGGTATTTGGAGAAACAGCAATGCCATCCTGGTAAGCTACTCTATCACCGGCTGAAGGAAACTTCGCTGCTTGCGACCCATCCTGAACAGGGCTAGAGGTAATTTGGATTACACCTCCAAAGTCATTTCTCCACGAATCTCTACCATCACCAGTTCCGTCAGGTAAAGCCAAATCTTCAAAACTATTTTCTAAAATAACTGGAATAATTGCTGATGGAGCTTCCGGTTCAACAACCTCAATAGTTTCTGAATAAGAACTACTTACTCCAAGTTTATCGGAAGAAGTTAATGTTACTGTATAGGTTCCTTCACCCGCATAGGTATTTTTACCATCTTTATCTGTTGATGTATTACCATCTCCAAAATCCCATACATAGTCGGTAGCACTATTCGATAAATTTGAGAAAGTATAATCTTTCCATTCATCTTCAGTCCCCTGACCTTGAGCATACGTAAAATATGCACTTGGTGCCGTTTCATCTGCCTTAGAATTTGCTTCTGGCAAATCGTATTCAAAATCACAAGCTGTAAAGGAAAATGCTATTACTAAGAGCATCATTTTCCAAACAGAGCTTTGATTTAGTTTTAAATTTAATATGTTATTATTCATCTGTCTATAATTTTATTTTTTATTCAGATGGAACTTTCCATTCCTAAATAATCATACACGAATGTGATTTAATAATTATTTAGGAATAGACGTTTCATTTTAAATCAAATTAATCGTTAAACAATTCTTAGTATCCAGGATTTTGCGTTAGTAATCCTTTACTTAAGTTAATTTCTCTCTGAGGTATTGGTAACAATAAATCAGTTGATGAAAAACTACCTCCTGTTGCTAATGAAAAAGCTGATAACACATCTTGTGCCATTCCAAAACGCACTAAATCAAAAAATCTGTGATTTTCGAATGCCAACTCTACTCTACGTTCGTTCAATAGATCTTCTTTAGTAATGTTTGTTACCATATCGGTAATACCCGCTCTGTTTCTCACTTCCATAAATGAAGCAATTGCCGTAGAACTTGTTGTTTCATTAGCTCCAGCCATAATTGCTTCAACGTGCATTAACAAAACATCCGCATAACGTAATATAATCCAGTCGTTTCCGGCTTTTTGAGGATCACTCGAAGTAGCTTCAATTCCTAAATCACTATCTCCATTTGGAAGGTATTTTACAACCTGATACTTTTCAGTTTGCAATGCATCCTGACGGTAAGAATACATGGTTCTGTCTCCTCCCATTGCATCCAAAGCAGCACGAGCATCAGCAGTAACAAAGTTAACACCACTAGTTCTACCAACTGCATTTAACCATTCAGCAGAGAAGTTCTGGCTATCATCTACTACATCTCCAATGTATTCAATGGCAAAAATAATTTCGTTATTGAGTTCATTAAAGAATACATCTTTAAAATTAGGCTCTAAAGCAAAGCCACTACCCATTACCTCTTCGCATAAACCTTGTGCCAAGTCATAATTTTCACCTTGAGTTAAATATACTTTAGCTAATAATGCCTGAGCAGCTGCTTTTGAAGCTCTTCCTTTATAGGTATTATCAAGATTTGCTATTGCTGTTTGTAAATCTGACTCAATCAATTCGTAAATTGTTGATGTCGCTACTCTTGTGTATGAAGTTTCAGAATCAGATGGATCAATTACTTTATCAACTAAAGGAATATCACCAAATAGTCTTACCAGATTAAAATATGCATAAGCTCTTACAAACTTTGCTTCACCTTCAAAAGCACCTTTAGCACCTTCAGAAGCAACTTCTAAATTTTCTAAAACTAAATTAGCTCTATAAATAATGTTATAATAACTATCATAGTAATCTACAACTCTACCATTGGTTGCTTCAACAGAAAAGCTTTCGAACTGTGCATCTTCACCTTCACTACTCTTAGTTTCGGTATTGTCGCTTCTCATTTCTGTTAAATAAAACTCATACATTACACCATGATTATCATCTGTACTTGTAGAGTTAACTCCCTGAATACCATCATACATATTTAGTATTGCTGACTCTAATTCGGTATCATCTGAAAAGAAGTCTGAGGAAGATATAACACCCGTAGGTTCCGGACTCAAAAAAGAGTCTTCACAAGCAGTGAATACAACTAGTATTAGAAGCACTGCTATTTTGCTTATATATTTGGTCATGTCTATCATATTTTTTTTAGATTAAAAATCAAGGTTAACACCCACACTTATTGTTCTATATACAGGAGATCCCGCTCTCTGATAACCATAAGTAGTTGGAGAAGTACTGTCTATAGACTCAGGATTAAAACCTGTATAATCATCCGCAGTAAAATAGAATAAGTTCTGTGCAGACACATATACTCTTGCTTTTTCAATGAAAGTTCTTCCCAACACTTCATTTCCAAATGAGTAACCAATATTCACATTTCTTAATGCAATATAAGATGCATCCTGAATAATGTCGTCTGTGAATATTTTTTGTTTAATATACTGTTGATTAGGTGTTATTGCCGGATCATAATCCTGACTACTATTAAATTGATTGAAGATATACTGATCTCCCATGTTTCTAACCTCGGCACCATGTGATCCCTGGAACATGAAGCTGAAATCGAAATTTTTATATTTCAAATCACTAGAGAAACTCCAGATTAATTCTGGATAAGGATTACCTAGAACTGCTTTATCTTCATCATCAATAATACCATCACCATTTAAATCTTTCACATATACATCCTGGGCTTCGCCACCTACCGGATGATAAGGATTGTTAATGTATTCCAATGGTATATCTTTATCGACTACCCAACCATAGAAAGATGAAATTGGCAGGCCTTCTAAGTTAATCCATTCAGCAGCTCTTTTTGAGTCAACACTTTGAATTTGACCATTTGATTCTGCAAAATCATTCAACTTGTTTTCATTCTTAGAAGCTAATAATGTACCAGTCCAAGTCAAATCTTCAGTTATATTTACTCTTGATCTTAATTCTATTTCAATACCACTATTCTCTACCTCACCTCTATTAATTAAAGTCGCATTAAAACCAGTAGATGTTGAAAGAGGACTATTTAAAATTAGGTCATCACTAGTTCTCTTGTAATAATCCAATGAACCTGCAATCAAGCCATTAAAGAACATAAAATCAATACCAGGATTAAATTCTACTGATTTTTCCCATCCCAAATCAGGGTTTGCAATATTTACAGCGTTAAAACCTGTAACAACAGCTCCATTTACAACTGCCGAAGATGTTTCCAGCAATGCCAAGTATGGATAATGCTCTTCATAAACATTATCAGTATCAATTGCATTGTTACCAGTCACACCATAACTAAATCGTAGTTTTAAGTTATCAATAAAACTAACGTCTTTTAAGAAATCTTCTTCGGTAAGTCTCCAACCTAATGAGAATGCTGTGAAATTACCATATTTAGTATCCGATCCGAAACGTGAACTACCATCACGTCTGAAACTAGCTGATGCTAAATATTTATCTTTATAGGCATAGTTTACCCTACTTGTGAAGGATAATAAACGCTCTTCATAATCACCAGACTCAGCAGAGCTAATTGTACCTGCTGCACTCATGTTTTGAATGTAATCAAATGCATAGTCTGTTCCCGACATACTTGAAAATTCAGTATCCCAAGTTTCTACCGACACACCTAAAATAGCGCTGATATCATGATCACCAAATCGTTGACTATAATTAAAGAAGTTATCATTAACCAAATGAATTCTATTTTGGTTTGACTCATACAACTGAGTGTTATCAGCACCATTTCTGTGTGCTAAAGGTCCTTGCCATCTTCTAACATCAGTATTTTGGAACGAACCTCCAACTGTAGTTTTAAAGTTTAAGCCCTTAGCAATTTTATACTTTCCATAAACACTACCATACAATTTGAATTTCTTATAAGTATAATCTCTTTCCAATACTTTAGCTGCAGGATTTACATTTGAAGTATTACTAATGTCTACTTCGTTACCATCCAATATATAATTATCAAAATGACGCTGATTTGCGTAATCGCCTACTTGTACATCAGGATAAGTGTTTCTATCAACGTACTGAATCGTATTCTCGTCATGATACACTGGCAACCAAACAGTTTGACGTAAAATATCATGTGTTGAGCCATCAAATCTTCTTCTGTTTGAATAAGAAGGTGTTAAATTTACACCCATCGAGAATTTATCTGAAATCTTGGTATCTAATTTTAATTTCAGGCTGTATTTTTTATAATCATCCGTTAGAAGAACACCCTCATCATGTGAATAATTTAAAGCAGTACTAAATTTAGTATTCTCGTTTCCACCTCTTGCACTAAGAGAGTGATTTTGTATTGTACCACCATTAAAAATAACATCTTGCCAAGATCTATCAACACCTATCATTTGCTTATAGCGTGTTTTATCAGAAACAGTTCCCATAGCGGCCTCTTCGGCAGCAGCGGTTTCGGCTAAAGAAAAGTCATAAGCATCACTTTTGTGAGCTTCCTTAAAACCAATATAAGAATTGTAGTTAAATTTGGTTTTTCCTGCTTTACCTTCTTTTGATGTAATCATGATTACACCATTCGCACCCCTTGAACCATAAATTGCAGCCGAAGCAGCATCTTTTAAAACTTCAAATGAAGCTACATCATTCATATCCAAGTTACCAAGGTAATCCGAATCAACAACAAGACCATCAACAACAATTAGTGGATCAGAACTACCACTAATAGATCCTGTTCCTCTAATTCTAATAGTTGGCGCAGTACCTGCTCCTCCATCAGTAGCTTGAATGCTAACACCTGATATTTTACCAACCAAGGCATCATCAACACGAGCTACCGCTACTTGTTCCATGTCTTCATTCACAACTTTCGAAATAGCTCCCGTAAGATGTGATTTTTTCTGAGTACCATAACCCACAACAACAACTTCCTCTAAACTTTCAGTATCAGAAGCCATTGCTACATCTATAGTAGCTAAACTTGCTGCAAGTTTCTCTATTGTTTCATATCCAACAAATGAGAATACTAAAATACTCTCGGATCCGGTTACACTTAAGGTGTAATTTCCATCAAAATCGGTAACAGTACCATTTGTAGTACCCTTTTCATATACACTCACACCTATTAAAGGCGAATTGTCTTTCTTATCAACAACATTCCCCGTAATCGTTTGCTGAGCAAACAAAAAGGAAGAGAATCCTGTTAATAAAACCATTAGCATTAGGATTTTTCTTTTCATTTCACTTTAATTTAGTAAAATTAGTTAGTTATTAGTTTCTACAAATCAACACTTTATATACTCTAAGATTTATCCAGGGCCCAATCTGACAAACCTAAAATTTTTAAAATATTGACAATTAATTGATTGATATCCATAATTCTGTCACTTTAAAATATCTATACCTAAACAGAATTATACTAGTTTAAATTCTTACTTTTTTCTTACTAAACTCCAGGACTTCCTGAAGATGATCTTTCATATATTTATTAGCCATTCCTGCATCTTTATTTCTTATTGCTTCTAGAATAAATCTATGTTCTTCTAATAAATTACTTGCATTATTCTCATTACTACAAACATTCTCCTTTCTATAAATTTCGAGAATATCTGGAAGAACAATTAACATTAGCGTTTTTATTACTGAATTATGGCTTGCTTCGGCAATATTCAAATGAAAAATAAAATCCTCATTTTCGGCAGGTAAATTTCTTTTTATCTTTTCTTCAAATGCTGCATGAGCTTTTTCAAGTTTTACCATATCCTCCTTAGTTCTTCGCTTTGCTGCTTGCTGTACAGAAAATACTTCCATAATACAACGTGTTTCAACCAAAGAGAAAAAATCAGGGTTTTCAATCTTCATTACATTTGTAATTAAGCCTTCCATTGCAACTAAATCAG
This genomic interval from uncultured Marinifilum sp. contains the following:
- a CDS encoding heparinase II/III family protein; its protein translation is MLKSLCFFFVLLSFTLSAQKQIVPFDHVLTNNELVELLDVDANSGLKKIQAAYHAGKEEKALRMLTEYFKEKLSDRYFFSWKDFGQRFEMYNKMYSGRKEYHEYKAKQHLDLYPARTKWKIPFTNLKGEEVTSYPYRHLTRQHKSGDIALLYYFTQNEDYLHYIPTQAESLNEAFDNNKFETIIDGNGAYECYRAGNRMYNWLFVHQCLLASEKYSWQEQLTMIKTFLHTGAKMNAHHQKYKEGNHQTRGMSALSMLAILFKEFKGADEWQKTAIARLEEHLEKEVYKDGFQFERSVHYHVDDIDNYFYPYQMAQLNGVELNPIWDQRLKGMFTALLQLAMPNKNLPVLQDDTKHPWAEVNKVEDIMALGSALFGDKNLKYFAGKKIPSKYYWLLTQEQVEKYKSAKANKPKMSSTDLPHTGYYIMRNGWKKEKLYMVISAGLTEEKPDHQHGDMLGIQAYAYGNMILPNYQVRYYLKDLEAFKNSWTKNVALVDSVLHGREWKGNKGGSGFGKWGKLPTPKLINWTTTDEIDFFIGSHDGYKDLNVDTYRQVFFIKDGFWIVRDHYKSTENKHTYQQVWQGHYDAENDIHVRSVFPNGAGLEIIQLGHRPDFFKKESARGKGRIVFQAENEKNATFTSLLYPFKDFENRIHANSQYDNLKLAGWNLVSKQASKEIESNCKTGLSKNGITLLFDCSQLKIKNTEIVMSNQSDLLIKKNGVEWEIANCGISIIELTIGGQLVELQSGKSVRIEL
- a CDS encoding polysaccharide lyase family 7 protein; translated protein: MLKSFKNIILLVISLSVSMTNISCQSSSDDAVEDTPEIITPEEQEDDYKLPNIDLSNWKVTLPIGNPTEVLPPEILDYATNETLKPFMYNDSIEGALVFYTYPGATTNNTSYSRTELRELMNPEDKGKTNWTFAQGGYMRGTLAMSDISKDDDGDYHRAIIMQIHGRLTDEQRDLIGEDDNNAPPMLKIYWTDGAVRVKTKVLKDLNASYEELLETDAWGDDDGYTFSESVGFGKFTLEVKVSDGRMEVILNDKESVVYDDIHIEKWGVFENYFKAGNYLVTKDSDAFSKVQYYELEVSH
- a CDS encoding PKD domain-containing protein; protein product: MNNNILNLKLNQSSVWKMMLLVIAFSFTACDFEYDLPEANSKADETAPSAYFTYAQGQGTEDEWKDYTFSNLSNSATDYVWDFGDGNTSTDKDGKNTYAGEGTYTVTLTSSDKLGVSSSYSETIEVVEPEAPSAIIPVILENSFEDLALPDGTGDGRDSWRNDFGGVIQITSSPVQDGSQAAKFPSAGDRVAYQDGIAVSPNTDYILTYYYTMKSGTGNLTVNVLGGTITDLSEVAGASLGEHVGTDTTDPDTYVKVSIPFNTGTNGTVAILITNEGVECRADLLEIEVAPEN
- a CDS encoding RagB/SusD family nutrient uptake outer membrane protein, which translates into the protein MTKYISKIAVLLILVVFTACEDSFLSPEPTGVISSSDFFSDDTELESAILNMYDGIQGVNSTSTDDNHGVMYEFYLTEMRSDNTETKSSEGEDAQFESFSVEATNGRVVDYYDSYYNIIYRANLVLENLEVASEGAKGAFEGEAKFVRAYAYFNLVRLFGDIPLVDKVIDPSDSETSYTRVATSTIYELIESDLQTAIANLDNTYKGRASKAAAQALLAKVYLTQGENYDLAQGLCEEVMGSGFALEPNFKDVFFNELNNEIIFAIEYIGDVVDDSQNFSAEWLNAVGRTSGVNFVTADARAALDAMGGDRTMYSYRQDALQTEKYQVVKYLPNGDSDLGIEATSSDPQKAGNDWIILRYADVLLMHVEAIMAGANETTSSTAIASFMEVRNRAGITDMVTNITKEDLLNERRVELAFENHRFFDLVRFGMAQDVLSAFSLATGGSFSSTDLLLPIPQREINLSKGLLTQNPGY
- a CDS encoding TonB-dependent receptor; this translates as MKRKILMLMVLLTGFSSFLFAQQTITGNVVDKKDNSPLIGVSVYEKGTTNGTVTDFDGNYTLSVTGSESILVFSFVGYETIEKLAASLATIDVAMASDTESLEEVVVVGYGTQKKSHLTGAISKVVNEDMEQVAVARVDDALVGKISGVSIQATDGGAGTAPTIRIRGTGSISGSSDPLIVVDGLVVDSDYLGNLDMNDVASFEVLKDAASAAIYGSRGANGVIMITSKEGKAGKTKFNYNSYIGFKEAHKSDAYDFSLAETAAAEEAAMGTVSDKTRYKQMIGVDRSWQDVIFNGGTIQNHSLSARGGNENTKFSTALNYSHDEGVLLTDDYKKYSLKLKLDTKISDKFSMGVNLTPSYSNRRRFDGSTHDILRQTVWLPVYHDENTIQYVDRNTYPDVQVGDYANQRHFDNYILDGNEVDISNTSNVNPAAKVLERDYTYKKFKLYGSVYGKYKIAKGLNFKTTVGGSFQNTDVRRWQGPLAHRNGADNTQLYESNQNRIHLVNDNFFNYSQRFGDHDISAILGVSVETWDTEFSSMSGTDYAFDYIQNMSAAGTISSAESGDYEERLLSFTSRVNYAYKDKYLASASFRRDGSSRFGSDTKYGNFTAFSLGWRLTEEDFLKDVSFIDNLKLRFSYGVTGNNAIDTDNVYEEHYPYLALLETSSAVVNGAVVTGFNAVNIANPDLGWEKSVEFNPGIDFMFFNGLIAGSLDYYKRTSDDLILNSPLSTSTGFNATLINRGEVENSGIEIELRSRVNITEDLTWTGTLLASKNENKLNDFAESNGQIQSVDSKRAAEWINLEGLPISSFYGWVVDKDIPLEYINNPYHPVGGEAQDVYVKDLNGDGIIDDEDKAVLGNPYPELIWSFSSDLKYKNFDFSFMFQGSHGAEVRNMGDQYIFNQFNSSQDYDPAITPNQQYIKQKIFTDDIIQDASYIALRNVNIGYSFGNEVLGRTFIEKARVYVSAQNLFYFTADDYTGFNPESIDSTSPTTYGYQRAGSPVYRTISVGVNLDF
- a CDS encoding FadR/GntR family transcriptional regulator, coding for MEILENFKTIEVESPVDIIIRQIRDLIVAGYLKTGDKLPSERKLSEKFGIGRTHIRNAIKKLEFFGVLKTLPQSGVIVNGADLVAMEGLITNVMKIENPDFFSLVETRCIMEVFSVQQAAKRRTKEDMVKLEKAHAAFEEKIKRNLPAENEDFIFHLNIAEASHNSVIKTLMLIVLPDILEIYRKENVCSNENNASNLLEEHRFILEAIRNKDAGMANKYMKDHLQEVLEFSKKKVRI